The nucleotide window TCAATATGCTCCAAGAAAGCTCATCTATTGGCATTCGTCCCGGAAGACAATTTTAAACTTCTGAGTGGAGATAGCGACCTGCAAGACTACCAGTTCGCGAAGAAAACAATACATCACTACTTTTGCAAGCACTGTGGCGTTAGTTCTTTCGGCGCAGGGACGATGCCAAATGGTCCTGTGGCACGAGCAATTAATATTCGCTGTTTGGACAACGTTGATATCAACGACTATCCCGTAACTCACTACGACGGTAAGAGTCTTTAACTCCAACCATCACACAACATGTAACGCCATACAGGAGCAAGGACCGGAAGACCGTCAACCACTGGCATGCTCTGCTCAGAAACCACAGAACCGTAAATTATCTATCA belongs to Myxococcales bacterium and includes:
- a CDS encoding GFA family protein is translated as MKYSGGCHCGTVRYEVEMEIEKVISCNCSICSKKAHLLAFVPEDNFKLLSGDSDLQDYQFAKKTIHHYFCKHCGVSSFGAGTMPNGPVARAINIRCLDNVDINDYPVTHYDGKSL